DNA sequence from the Terriglobales bacterium genome:
GCGTTTTGCGACCGCCTCATACATCGCGTAAGACACCCGGCGATAAGAGATATGGCCTTCCGGCTTCGTTCTCAGCTCCGAGATATAAACCACTTCGGCGAAGTCCATCTTGAAGAGCGTGCGCTTTCGATACGCCAGCGGAATCACGTACTCCGCCGGTTCCGTTCCTGCGTACTTGCGCGAAGCCGCGGCCGCACGCTGCATCGCATCGTCGTAGGTTCTCTGCGCGCCCGCCGCAATCACCTCTTCCGGAGTGTCGTATCCGTGTGCGGTCGTGAAGCCCTGTCCGATCTGCGTGCAGCGGCGGTGCCTGTGCATGTCGCGGAACCCGCCAATGTCCTGAAGGATGTCGAACCGGAACTTCTGTCCCACGCAGAACGCTCGAAGCAGTTCGTCATGGCGTCCGCGATGCGCCGTTCCCAGCGCCACGATCTCGTCACGCCTGGCCGCGCTCAACGACTCCACGGTCGTCCGAAGCTGCCGGTAAGAATAATGACAGTGCTCATAAAGCAGCGTGGTTGCCAGTTCGATTTCGAGCGGCTCATCTTCCAGCAGATCCACGAGCGGCGCCTTCTCGATCGCCGCATTCTTCATCAACTCCGCTGCCGCCTGCCGTAGTGCTTGCCGCGTTTCCATCTGGTATGAATTCGGTTCGGCATACTTCACCAGGGTCGGCGACACCCTCACATCCCGCAGCAAGACCCCGCGCGCCTTGTCGGCGAACTCCTGGTCCTTGGCGCCCTCAATCAACGACCGTACCCGTGCATCATTTACATTCCACGCCGGGCCCTTCGCGGCGTTCTTCAGCAGGTCGCCCAGATGCCGGATCTCCTGATGCTCATCCGACAGCAGCCGCGACACCTGGTTCTCCAGCGTGCGCGCATTCACGATCTGGCCGAGTGACGTATTCGTCGCCAACGGCAGCAGGTAACGCGACACGTCAAAAGCCCTTGCCCGCAAAGTCCGGTCGTACGCTTCCTGCTTCATGTCCTCCGGACGCGGCGTAATCGAACAGAGATAGCGGAACACGTCTTCCGACACCAACTCATACGCCGCGAATAGGGCGTCGATCTCCGCACGATACTGGTGCAGGGCATCCAGGTCTTCGCCGAAATTTGGAACGTAATAGCTGGCTTTCTTGTAGTCCTGATAGCGCGTCGAGCGCTCCTGCCCGTCCCAGCGCTGCTCATCGACGAGCGCAATGGCTGCCAACAGCGAGAGCTTCTCGATCGCCATGGCGACGTGAGCGAGGTCGGCGATCGACCGATGGCCATATTGGAAGTAGAAAGTATTAAGGAATTTTTCCGCTTTTTGCTCGTTCAGTTCCTTAAGCGACTCCTTCATCGAGAGCGCCGAGCGTGAATACTTTGCCATGGCATACGCCAGCACTTCCGGGTCAGCGCCATGCACGGCAAATACTTCGATTTCAGGAGAATGCGACGGTGTTTCAGACATAGTCTCGGGGGCGACCTTTGGGTGGGACATTGGGTCGAATCCTAATCGTGAATCCAACCGTGGCGCAATCAAGCATTTCGTCCCGGCGAAGCATTTTGTGGAAAACAACTATTGAAACTTTCAACAGCGGCGGCCATCAGAATGTCAGTAGTAACTTGTGACACTAGCCATGCTTTGCCATAATGATTGGATTCTTGTTAGTTCATGAACGTTTATAAGCCAATCTCCTTTATATTGGCTGCCTTCATAGCATTAGGTTCTGCACAGCTCGTTGCTAACGACGCTTCGCCAGTGCTATTGGCTGACGGAAATACGTCCGCCTCGTCGATACCGCAGCTTAACCTTCCCATCCCTCGCGCCCGCATGTCGTGGGAACTCGCCCTCGATACCTATGAGCAGAACAGCTTGCGTCAGGCGAGGGAACTCGGCGACTACACGGACGAAACCACCATCGAGGCCGAGCTTCCGCAGAGCGCCCAGAAAGGCCGCTTCCGGCTGAAGCGCATGTTCTCGGCGCCAAAGTCACTGGCCTTCAAGACCATCGATTTCGTCGGCGACAATTTCGTAAAGACCAACGTCATCGCCCGCCTGCTCCAGTCGGAAGTCGACCACGTCCAAAAGGGCGATAACTCCGACACGGCGATCACGTCCGCCAATTACAAGTTCAGCTATAAGGGGGAAGACGTCATCGACGGTCAATCCGTCCACGCCTTCCAGATCAAGCCTCGCAAGAAGCGTATTGGCTTGTTCAAGGGAAAGGTTTATCTCGACGTCTACACCGGACGCCTGCTTCGCGCCGAAGGCCGCGTTGTGAAGTCACCGTCGTTCTTCGTGAAGAAGATCGACTTCGTCCAGGACTATTCCCAGGTCGGCGACTTTAACCTGGTCTCCCGGATTCATTCGGTGGCACAGGCACGCATCATCGGACGCACCATCGTGGATATCACGCACAGCGACTTCCAACTGAAGCCGCTTGCCCAACATCAGGCGAGCACCGAAAGTCGCCCGCGCACTTCGGCCAGCCTCGATACGCAGGGCTACCGCTAGCCATCCGCTAACCGCACAGCGTCGAACCGCTTCTTACTGCACCTGGTTCGTCGCTGCTGCCGCCGCGGCGGGTTCTGCTTCTTTCTTTTTTAGGAACTTCTTCACGTTCAGCAGCGGACGCCCCAGCGACGAGTTATAACCGGTCCACGCATCGTCGTTCTCCGCTTCACGCTCGAACTGCGCCCGCATGCTTTCCATCTTCGAATCAAGATCGTCCAGGTAATGCAGCATCAGCGCTTCGGGAAACATCGGCAGTTTCGGCGATCCGAACTCATACTGCCCGTGATGGCTGATGATCATGTGCTCCACCAGGATCTTCAGCTCTTCGCTGAACCCCGGCACCAGCGCGATCTTCTTATGCAGCATCTCCAGTTCGATGATCATGTGCCCGAGCAACTGGCCCGACGTCGTGTACGAAATCGAGCGCGCGTACGACAACTCATGCAGCTTGCCGATGTCATGCAGGAAAGCTCCCGTCAGCAGCAGGTCGCGGTCGATTGTCGGATAGTTGCGGCACACCAGGTCGCATGACCGGAACAGCGACACCACGTGATCCAGCAAGCCGCCGACGAATGCATGGTGCAGCGTCTTCGCCGCCGGAGCGCACTTGTACCGCGACTCGATCTCCGGATCATTCATGAACGCCCGCAGCAATGCCTTGAGCTGTTCGTTCTGGAAGGTGTCCACGAACTCCCGCACCGTCTGCCACAACTGCTCGACATCTTTTTCCGTTTTCGGAAGGTAATC
Encoded proteins:
- a CDS encoding FAD-dependent thymidylate synthase → MSHPKVAPETMSETPSHSPEIEVFAVHGADPEVLAYAMAKYSRSALSMKESLKELNEQKAEKFLNTFYFQYGHRSIADLAHVAMAIEKLSLLAAIALVDEQRWDGQERSTRYQDYKKASYYVPNFGEDLDALHQYRAEIDALFAAYELVSEDVFRYLCSITPRPEDMKQEAYDRTLRARAFDVSRYLLPLATNTSLGQIVNARTLENQVSRLLSDEHQEIRHLGDLLKNAAKGPAWNVNDARVRSLIEGAKDQEFADKARGVLLRDVRVSPTLVKYAEPNSYQMETRQALRQAAAELMKNAAIEKAPLVDLLEDEPLEIELATTLLYEHCHYSYRQLRTTVESLSAARRDEIVALGTAHRGRHDELLRAFCVGQKFRFDILQDIGGFRDMHRHRRCTQIGQGFTTAHGYDTPEEVIAAGAQRTYDDAMQRAAAASRKYAGTEPAEYVIPLAYRKRTLFKMDFAEVVYISELRTKPEGHISYRRVSYAMYEAVAKRYPALAGMFRVKDISEPVDLLKR
- a CDS encoding OB-fold nucleic acid binding domain-containing protein, yielding MKDFYIRDAAQYENQTITTTFVVAGKQIKPKKSGDLYIALTLADRTGQIEAKIWDNVQDALDAFDQDDFIKVKGLLNKYNNRYQLTVHKVRKCEEHEVDFSDYLPKTEKDVEQLWQTVREFVDTFQNEQLKALLRAFMNDPEIESRYKCAPAAKTLHHAFVGGLLDHVVSLFRSCDLVCRNYPTIDRDLLLTGAFLHDIGKLHELSYARSISYTTSGQLLGHMIIELEMLHKKIALVPGFSEELKILVEHMIISHHGQYEFGSPKLPMFPEALMLHYLDDLDSKMESMRAQFEREAENDDAWTGYNSSLGRPLLNVKKFLKKKEAEPAAAAAATNQVQ